The genomic window AACCCTTAGGCTTCTGTTCCAGGATCCTGGTATAGAGGTAGCAGGGGGTAAAATAGACAAGAACTCTGGGACGCCCCAAGATTGTCTCTGCCCTTTCACAGGATCTTTGATCTAGAAGgggccttggaggtcatctaatccaactccttcattttacaatgagcaaacagaggaccagagagattaagtattCAAAGGTACCCAGGTTTCAAAGTGAGATCTTGGACTCCAAGGTAATGGCACTTTGCACTACCACAACTGCCTCACGTATGGCCTTGTAGTGGTAGTAATAAGACTTGTTCTTTTAGGCAAGTGAGTCAGGGCAgtattacagtggatagagccctggacctggaatcagaaaaatcagCCTTCAAAACGGGCCtcactctggggaagtcacttaacctctatttatctcagtttccttatctataaaatggggataacagtccttacctctcagagttgttgtgaggatcaaatgagaaaagatttAAGCACCTGGCACACGATGTTACATGaaggttagctattattattatccccaccgAGCAGACCCAGGAGCAATGGATGAGAGGGGGAGTTGTGGCCAGACAGATGGAGGCATACTATGAAAGTTCCTCACAGGTCTGTCCAGGTTGGTAATGAGCTCTCCCTGGATGTCTAGTGAGTTTGATGGCCTCTGAGTACCCTTCCAATTAacattctgtgtgaccttggtgaagTCTCTacctctccctgggcctcagtttacccctccataaaatgggaagtagtgggggcagggggagtgTGGAGTCGGCCCAGATGATTGCTgctgttccttccagctcttactAGTTTAACAGTTGAGTCTAGGAAGAagttcctctttttcctctttcctgctTCATCGGGAGCTCCCAAGAGAGCCCCAAAGGTCAGCCTAGCAGTGGGGACGCGGAGAGGGCGAACCCGGGGGCCCTCCCCCCCCCAGGTGCCCTGCCCGCACCGGGTCCCCTCCCCCCACGGGGCCCTCCCCCACCTGGGGCCTGGCGATTGGCCGGACTCCCCCTCCCTTTGGGGCCGGGGCCGGCCCGGTTTCCGCCCGACGTCATCGCTCTCCTGCAGCCTCTTAAAAGGCGCGGCTCGGCGGGCTGCCCCAGACCGCTGCTTCCCGGGCACCTGCCTCCGCATCGGATCGGCCCCGGCATGTCGGCCCCGCGCTCCGTGCACGAGTTCTCCGCCCGCCTGCTGGGCAGCGGGCAGCTGGTGAGCCTGGCCTCTCTGCGGGGCAAGGTTCTGCTCATCGAGAACGTGGCGTCCCTTTGAGGCACGACGGTCCGCGACTACACGCAGATGAACCAGCTGCAGGAGCGCCTCGGGGCGCGCGGGCTCGCGGTGCTCGGCTTCCCCTGCAACCAGTTCGGCCACCAGGTGAGCAGGGGGCCCCGGGCGGGGTGACCCCCCGTGGGGGGCCTCGAGTCAGCCCCGGCGGGGCTCCCACCGTGGTCAGCGCCCCGCCGCCCGGTTCGGACGCTTCCTGCCCCGGTCCCcgtgcctccccccaccccgatGCCCTCCCCACCCCGGTCCCcgtgcctccccccaccccggtCCCCGTGCCTCCCCCCGCCCCGATGCCCTCCCCACCCCGGTCCCCGTGCCTCCCCCTGCCCCGATATCCCCCCCCGCCCAGATCCCCGTGCTTGACCGGGTCCCCGATGCTCCCGCCCCAACAAGCCCCAGCCTCCGGGAGCCTTTAGTTCACCGGATCCCTGTGTAATGTGTAGCTTCCAACTAGCAAAGATCGAGTGAGGCAGCGAATGTGTGTAAAGCCTCTGGAAACCTGAAAGCTCCTGGGAAAAGGGAATTTGAGACGGATGCCGAGGTGACcgaacccaaaacaaaacaaaaagcctttGAATGGCCCGCCCTTGCCCCCCTTTCTCTCTAGCTTCCATGCCGTAGTTCAGGCTCCTGTAACATCCTGAAGGTTGACAGTCTTTTCCTCAACCCCGTGAGACAGGTAGTGCAAAcatcctccccattttacagatgggaaaactgaagccccCCAccctcagagattaagtgatttgcccaaggtcatccgcCAGCCTTCTTGGGCTGAGCTCCTCACAcgaatctcatttttttcctctcatcacCCATCTGAGACCCAGAACGCAGCAGGCGTAACAGTAGGAATACCTATTGCTTCATTTCATCATTCTCTAAATTCTCCGAAGCTGGAAGGAAATACTGGCAGCTGTGGGAAGCCAAAAACTTTCCACTCCCACCCTTACCCCCACTCCCTTGGTAGGGTAAGGGAGGTGCCTTCCAGGGAGTGTTTGGTTGTATTTACCCCAGGCTGTATCCCACTGATTACAACCAGCTGGTGCTTGGGGAAGAGCAAGGTTAGATAAGACTCAGCACCTCCCTCTTAGGGGAGCCGGGCACCAACTTAAAACACAGATAACTATTACATTGTAGTAATGGAGTCTATTAAAGAGTCACAAAACAAAGTGCTGCCTCAGGTCTGAGGGAGAAGGGATCTGGGAAGTCTTCTAGGTAGTGATGCTAAAGGATGAATAGGATGACGGTAAGAGAGGACCCTGGGAGACTTAGGCCTGGACCTTCTGTTGGAAATCCAGTTCAGCAGATGGTAATTTAGCATTTCCATTATTGCAAAACCTTGTACTCTTTTGGGGGAATATACAAAAAGTAGGTATGACCCagaccctgttctcaaggaatttacaatgtGGATGGAAAGAGCTGGGAAAGATGATGACCAAGTACATTTGTAACCAGGAGAACACAACACCAACAGTTCTGGTTGAAAGAGAGACTGTGGGGGAGGGGGTCAGTAATGGGGAAATTCCTACCCCTATTGAGGCCTTGAATGAGACTCCACAGATGgagatttgggggtggggtaggaggtGACCTGAGTCAAAGCTCAGAATGGGGAGAATGAAGATGCCTGGCCTGTTTGTCAGGAATAAAGAGTATGTGAAGGGAAATTAACCAGCAAACCTCTTACCTTCCTGAGTCACCCTTTTCTGAAAATGCCCTCTGGGGACTTTCTTTGAGCTGAGTGCTAAGAATAAGGATGTCTTAGACTTTTTTcttagtgggggtgggggtcctAACTTGGATTTTGCAATATCGGGCTTCTGCCAGGAAAGGATCATTATgactcatcagaaaaaaaaaaaatccttcattgTTCTGCCTTATAAAGGCTTCCCCCAAATGGAGGCCCAGAGCACCCTGGGCTGACTTTTTAGCCTCCCTCCATAATGTAATTCTGGTATCTCATTTACCAGGAGAATGGCAAGAACGAGGAGATCCTGAATTCCTTGAAATTCGTCCGACCGGGCGATGGGTTTGAGCCCAACTTTATGCTCTTTGAGAAGTGTGAGGTGAATGGGGAGAAGGCTCACCCTCTCTTTGCCTTCCTACGGGAGGCACTGCCAGTCCCGAGCGATGATGCTGTCTCTCTTATGACCGACCCAAAGTTCATCATCTGGTCTCCAGTGTGCAGGAATGACATCTCCTGGAACTTTGAAAAGTTCCTGGTGGATCCTGATGGGGCACCTGTGAAGAGATACAGCAGGAGATTTGAAACCATTAATATTGAAAAGGATATCGAGGAGCTCCTGGCTAAGGTGCccagaaaggcataaaaaggccCAGTGTCTGAGAAGATGCAGCTGTTGCTCAGAGgattcccagttttctcctctgacacGGGTTGTCTGGAGTTTGGCAGAACGGTGCTGGTAATCCATGTGGATTTTATCTATGATAGTGTTCTTTTTAAACCTTTACGGAGAAAGAACACTTGATGTTGCTTATATAATCCGCATGAGACTCTAGTGGCCTGCCTCGCCTTTACTCTGGATAGCTCAGGTGCCTGTCCATTCTAATAAAGTTCCAGAAGGAAAATTAAGTGTATCTTTCATTTATCAAAATTGGTCTTtgacttcccttcttttcctgaaCCCTTTTCATATTGTCTCTTTGCTGAGATGAGAGGCTgaaaccttaaagatcatctagcccaCCCCCCCGCTCCATCTTCTGGGTGGAAGGGAACTGATTTTGCCCAAGGCCATTTGCCACATTCTGTAACACACCTCTGAACCCCCTATTCCACCTTcactaccacactgcctctcttttCAGTAAGTGGAATTggcctctcctctgcctctttccATTCAGATCACAGACTCTGTTTTGTTTAGCCAGCCATGGCCTTTCTTAATAAAAACCGAGAATTCTTGTCCTGCTACATCATGTACAATTAAATACCAGAGCTCTCATCCACTTCCATGCTGAGTCTGCCAGGCTCTTTGGAGAGGACACGACCCGACAGTCCATCAGTCTGGATATTGTTCCCCATCTGTAGACCAAGGCAAGGGCCTAGGTTGGGGGTAGTAGTAGAATGGGATAAGCATAATTGTACCTTTTTCTTTTCATGCTATTTCCCCAAAACATCCCTGATCCCTGCCACCTATTTTGTCATCAGAAAAGGTCAACTCCCTGGCAGAAGGTGTAGGCTTGTGATAATCCAATCTTTCTAGCCGGCTGCTGCTATGTATAGAAGTAAACTCCTGTTAGCCTTGGATAACCTTTTTAGAGAGCCAAAAAGCTGCTTTCTATTATgtagaatactttttttttaagtgctgcCTTTTTCCTTGTTCATCACTGGCCCAGAGAGAACTTGCTTTGGAAGAGGTCAACCAGGAAGCCCATCACCTGCCATATATGATGAGACACACTTAGAGTAAATCCCTGTTCCTGCTCTCTAGCCGGAGAGATGTACCGAATATGCCAGCGTGATTCACAATTTAAGGTTTGATGAGTGCTTTTGCTGTAACAACCCCCCACACCCCACCCTGGAGGCTGGAGTCCTAAAGCAAAACTACCAGTTAAGCACTTACGTGTCAGGAAATGTGCTCGATCCTGCCGATGTTCACACAGGAGTATCTTTGTCCTTTTTGAGCCTAGAAGTTTCCAAGCAAAACTGCAAAGAAACTTCTGAGCTCTAAGGTGTAACAtttttcttctcccatcctttaaaaTGGATGCTGTGTCTTTTGGGTGGTAAACTCATCCATATAAAAACCTTTCCTGCTATAACAGATGCTCTTTGCTTTCCACCTTGGAGCTGATAAGCTCCAGGAATTTGTTTAGGGTTTTATCTGGAGGAAGGACCTCTCGGGTATAGAAACCAAGAAGGCACCCAAAGGCCTCTCTGACCACACAGCCATTTGGATGGTTTTTACCTAGACCAGTGGTGCCAAATTCAAATGCAGAACCTGCAACTGCATTTTGTGGCTCCTGTGGCCTAGACCTTGACCTGCGCTATACTTCTCCCCAGGATTCCTGAAGTGAGTATTTTGGCCAACAAGCATTAATTTgttgaagtgcctactatgtgccaagcattgtgttaggAGCTAGGGTGATAAAGACAAACTATGAAAGAGACTCTACCCTCATGGACCTTCTGTTGGGTAGCAGATGGAAGATAAGTAAACACCAACTAAACACTGAATAATATTTGGATGTAGGACGATACAGCAACGTGGAGTACATGCTTCTCCGCTGAACCAGAATATCACAGCCGGGAGAGACCTTAGCCTTAGAACTAATCTAGTTCAACTTTCTTATTGTACAGAGCAAGAAaataaaacccccaaaggggAGGTAAACTGGCCAAGGGGCCTAGTGAATGCATGAGGCTAGAGATAGGATGAGACCCTGGGTTCCTGAAGTCTCTTTCCACTACTCAGGGTTGCCTGTAGACTTCCTGCTCTCTCTACCTCTTTATTCCTCACATGTGACAGTCCCCCACGCCTGGAATGGTCTCGCTCCTCACCACTGCCTCATCGACCCTGAGCTGGTTTCTCTAGCTACTGGTACCTTTCTCTACAGTCATTTTCTATCTACAAAGAATGTGTCATACACATACCAATTTATATATATCTTGTCTTCCCCGTTAAAATGTGAActggaattgtttttcttttttctttgtatcctcaggctTAACAGGAAAGTGATTCATTAGTTGACCTCAAGTAAGTCAGGAGACCTGCATGGACTTCTGCTCTTTGGTCCCTGTTCTGACATccaaataatgtatttaaaaaaaaaaaaaagttggctcTTCTAGAACAACCTCCATGCTTATGTTCCTGCCCCTTTCAAGTTCTCCATTCCCACCTCCTAGGAGCTGCACCAGCTCTATTCGGTTACCCTTTATACTCCAAGAATCTCAtcaccctcttcctcccccacaaGATCCTTTGCCCCATGTCtggctctccctccccccccccccccccccccattcatttGAGTCATCTCAAATTAACAATTAAAAAGGGAACATGCCTCCTGGAGCTGGCCTGAGCTTTCTTGGGTGGGCGCCAAGACTGGCTTCCTCAGCTGTCTCCCTGTTCCTCCTGCACTTCTTCCCGCTGGCCCCAGGGTTTTCAACTGAATAACGAATAGCTGACCTCTGATGATTAACcctcaagaattttttaaaagaaacctcctcctcctccttttaccGGGGTCATCTCTCTGATCTCTTACACATTTTGAACCACAGCCCTTGTGCATTTAAGGATGGGCGAGGCTGGGGATGGGCCGCTGGGGATTTGGCTTCTGGGGACGTAAGTTGGAATTCCAGTGGTGCCACTTACCTGCGCTGTGACTTCGGGGTTTTGGCCTTTTCCTCAGTTTCGTGTCCTTTCTCCAGGGAAGGAGGTGGCCCAGATCCATTCCAGCTCTGCGGCTATAACCTTTGAAGTGGCATCCCTTGGTTTACCCTACCCTGCCTTTCAGAATTGTAAGGGGAGGCCAAGAGACTCGATCCAactcaactagcatttattaaatcgcCTACTGTGTGCTATGTAGTTAAAGAGCCAAAGATAAAAATCACATTCACTGATTTGGAGGAGCTTACATCCTTCTTTTGGGGTACAGgtggatgggaggaagggaagatgtGTACAGATcctaggatcatatatttatagTTTGAAGGGACATTGGAGGTTATCTGTCTAGTCCActgatctcattttatagatgaagaacctcaggttcagtgacttggccagggtcacacggGTAGTAAGTAGCccaagcaggatttgaaccaaggctCTCCATGCCAACTCCAGCACTCCTTCTCCAACTGTaccatactcacacacacacacacacacacacgtgcgcacacacacgtgcacacacgcatacacaagGGTGGGCACACAATAGACAAAGTCATTTCTGAGGATGAGATGTGCTAATATTGTCATTTGGAGGGCTGAGACAAGGGGCCAGGGCTGGACTGCTACTCAGGTGCTAAGTGACTTCAGCACTAGGGGCCCCTCTATTGTTTATCCATTCACCCCCAAGGTGGGGTTAGTGACTCCATCTGTGGATACTCAGCCTGTCTTCCTGGGGACCCATTAGGGTTTTCAGACAGGATTTGAAAGCTACCATTTTAGATATTCTTTCAGtcaggatagaatttggaattcaaaactttttttaaatatgaaacaattgttttttacatgtagtggggaaaatattatttaagaaaaataacaagGAATAAGCTTGGCCCAAGGAAGAGATCTAGGAAGACACGCCCCCACCTTGTTTGGAGAGATGGAGGGTGTGGTCCATGGCTATGGAATATGACATATATTGACAGATCTTTTTCAGGTTATTGATGGATTTCgcttttttcccactttttatcttcttttctaaaaaattctttgttgtaTGAAATGGCTCTCTGGGACAATAAAGGAGCAGGATATAAGGGGAAATTTAAGctgtggaaaaacaaaagacatccacaaaatttatttaaaaagaagagaaaataaattcttccaGTCAGGTTGCTTTTTTTGAGAAGTTAAAGCTGATGAAGTCATACCAGGCTGCTCACCTCTTTCACAACTTCTCCGCCAACAAATGACTTCCTTCTTTTAACTTCCTCAATTGTCATAAAGTGGAAAGCAGAGTTATTTCCATATTTTAGATACAGGGGGCCTATTTTTCAGATAACTTTCCTAAGTAGATTGTATCTAGGAACATATATCAAAGATATATTGTATTTCTTAGATAATGAGATATTAGATCTCATTTTttggtcatctagtctgacctgtctgatgttttaaatgttttattgaagcCTTGTTTTTTATATCAGACATCTCTTGCTATATCTCCTCCCCTTTcgcccccaccccttcctttacCACAAAATGAACCAGTGATATTATCTGCAACATTTGTCATCCAtaatccttccatccatccactAAGAAGAGAGAAGCCATTTTCATCATAGGTTCCCTGGAACAAACGTTGGTTGTTGGTTTTAATCTGAGTTCAGCtgccttttaatatttttcatttatgttttcatTCTCTTGTTCTATTTCTGCTTCCTTTGTATTGATTCATATATACATCTTCCTTTGTTTCTGTGAATTCCTCTTGTTTATTGAGATGATCAAAAAGTGACTTTGATTTAGACCACAAACTTTGAagatctaaccctctcattttatagaggtggAGACTGAGGTGCCCAGAAATTCAGGGACTTGCCTAAGAATccccaggtagtaagtggcagatttaggatttgaacccaagtagtctgactccaaatccaggatacTTTCCACTAATATTacaaatttgtttagccatttcccaatcaatggagaccccatttccagttttttgctattcAAAAAGTTTTGCTATGCATTTTTTGCTATATGTTAGGATCCTATAGTGTATAACTTCCTCCAGATCATCCCAGTAAGGTTCTAAGTAAGCAGCCGAGGCAGGGTCTGAACCCAGGCTCTCTACCTGTAGATGTGGTGTTCTTTCCAGGATACCATCGCTATCTCCAACAGCTGACCCTATTGGGTTGGACGAATAGCTCTGCTCTATCCAAGCAAATGCCTCCTACCCAGGGAAATGGGATGCTTGCCTAGGGCTCTTTGAGTAACCAAACTCTCTCTAAACGTTTAGCAATGACCAGAGAGGGATGAAGGATAGGAGTCCAAAGATACTGTGCTTCCCCAAGGAGGGTTTAGTCTATTTGAAGGCAAACTGTCATCTTCTGTAACTACACTTAGTGCTTGCTGACAAAACCTCTCTGGTATCTGGGAAAACCTAGTAGATGTCATTTATGGATATTTTATCTTAAGAATATGTACACTCCCTCACCCCTGGTGATTATCTCTCAGAAGTCTAGGATCTGAGTCTGAAGAGACAAAATCAGAGGTCTTTAAATTCAGCACCTACCTTAAAAGGGATGCCATCTTCCACTATAGCCCAAATGAATGGTCATCCAGCATctctttgaagacctccagtgataggGTAACACATAAAGTCCATTCCGCTTTTAGATAGTGATCATTGTAAGGAAATTTATCCTCACTTGCGCAGAAATTAGCCTTCCCGCTACTCCTATGTATTGCTTTTAATTTTGCCTCTGTGCCAAATAGAACAAGTCCAATCCCTTTTCCCTGTGagagttttccaaatatttagaATACAATTATCATATCTCCTCACAGTCAACCAGGGCTAGTACAAAGAATGGAATTTATTTCAATCATATTCTAGAAGGACCAGATCTGGACCTGCAGTTTCATTAGCATAGGAAAGTTCCATTTGTGGAAGGAACCTCCCTCTAGCAAAGCagattctctgcaatttataatctttgaGAGATGCCAGGGAGCACAGAGAAATTatatgacttgtctagggtcacacagcctctCAGTGTCAGAAGTAAAATTAAGTacaagtcttcctggtttcaaggccAAAGCTTATCTACTACACCAGAATTCTCAAAGGCTGCATTTGGTCAGCAAAATTCCTGAGTGcaactgaaccagattaaaatgtcattgagaaATATGTAATCAAATAAATCAAAATccaataaaacatagatgatgttactgtgtggttttctaagtcaatatatgccCACAGGGAtcattttctatttgagtttaatactAGAGTATTATATCATCCTGACTCTATAATATACAATGTAAAGTTTAATTAAGACTGTACATGCTCTTTGACCTTGCAGTACCATTACTAGACCTATACCCCAAAGtgagcaaagaaaggaaaggtcctatatgtaccaaaaatatttatagcggctctttttGTCAGAGtagtaaagaactgaaaactaagggaATGCCATCAATTGAAGAAAAACTCAACAAATTATCGAATATGAATGTAATACTATTGttttgtataagaaatgatgaaagatatttgagagaaatctgggaagatttacaaACTGAACAATTAATTTCTGCAGTAACATTGTAAAAAATGAACAATGTTTAAAGcccaagaactctgatcaacgcaGTGACTAAGcacatgattccagaggaccagtgataagAATGCTGCCCACCTAACAAAGAAGGGATGGGCCAATATGCAGAATGTGACAcaaatttttggacatggccactgtgggaatttgttttatttgaccatatttatttgttacaaggtgaatttttttaatcaatgggGGAGCGtgaaggtagaaaaaataaaatttaattagaaagGCAAAACTCCTGAGAAAAATGACATTAAGACATGTCCAGACCAGTGCTAAATTACTTCTGCATTACCTGCCCTggtgcctccctccctcccatcatgGGTAGTGTGCAATTAGCTTGTATATAAGGGCTCAAGTTAGTGGGGTGGCCTGGGCTCACTGAAGTTATCAGTTCTTATGTCTCTGTATTTTGCCATGACCCCATTTTGTCCTAGAGTTAATCCATCTACCTGGGCCAGAGTTCTGACACACGGAATTGCAGAGCTGCAAAAATCCTAAGGATTCTCTAGTCAAGTCTAACCCCTTGATTGGACAGATGATTCAATTGAAACTAACAGAGGTGTGGTGACTTGTCGCAAAGGTAAGAAGTAGCAGAACTGGAGCTTGAACCTGGGCCATCTGGCTCCAAGATCAAAGCTTCTTTCTGCTATACTTGGTCTTTGAACTCATACCCTTTCAATATCTGAAGCTTTATTAGCCTGTAATCATCTGCTGTAGGGATGATGAGTGAGGCCAAGATAGggtggttgttttgtttttctaattttagaGAATGCAAGGTGGTATACTGAAGGAAGCAATGGACTGAAAGTCAGAAGGGTCTGATTACAGTTCTGGCCTGGTTCTTACCCAAAGTGGGTCGGGTTCATCTTTAGAATACTAGGCTGCTGAGGAGGCCATTTCTGCCCCATCCCTCCACACAAAGGTGCCAATTGTACAAGACAATAATAGCTTGCTGTTCTATAACATGGTAAggtttacaataaccctgtgagacaggtcactcttttcattattctcattttatagacaaagaaagagaatttcagagaaggGAACTAATGAGTTCCCTGAATCACATGGCTAATAACTTCGGATTCACACACTAGTAGCTATCCCTATAGCCTACAGCCAAGATACCTGGGACATAAAACCCTGTGTCCTCTGCAGTCATCCTATCAGGTCTTATGAAACTGTGGGCAAGATGTAATATAGAGAGCCAcggttctgtgactctgggccaaCTGTCCGCTGCTAGTGCTGCTGGCCTGGAGCTTCGGGGGACCTGCCTACCTAGTTTGAGGAGGAGGGGGTCATTCAGTCTTATCTGGAACTGCTACAGGTCAGTTTTCCATTGTGATGAAGAAACTCTAGGGAGTGTTGGAATGTTGCTGGAC from Notamacropus eugenii isolate mMacEug1 chromosome 1, mMacEug1.pri_v2, whole genome shotgun sequence includes these protein-coding regions:
- the GPX1 gene encoding glutathione peroxidase 1, coding for MSAPRSVHEFSARLLGSGQLVSLASLRGKVLLIENVASLUGTTVRDYTQMNQLQERLGARGLAVLGFPCNQFGHQENGKNEEILNSLKFVRPGDGFEPNFMLFEKCEVNGEKAHPLFAFLREALPVPSDDAVSLMTDPKFIIWSPVCRNDISWNFEKFLVDPDGAPVKRYSRRFETINIEKDIEELLAKVPRKA